A single window of Narcine bancroftii isolate sNarBan1 chromosome 1, sNarBan1.hap1, whole genome shotgun sequence DNA harbors:
- the slc25a4 gene encoding ADP/ATP translocase 1 yields the protein MSDYAISFVKDFLAGGVAAAISKTAVAPIERVKLLLQVQHASKQITAETQYKGIIDCVVRIPKEQGFLSFWRGNLANVIRYFPTQALNFAFKDKYKKIFLGGVDQKTQFWRYFAGNLASGGAAGATSLCFVYPLDFARTRLAADVGKALSEREFTGLASCITKIYKSDGIRGLYQGFNVSVQGIIIYRAAYFGVYDTAKGMMPDPKNVHILISWMIAQSVTAVAGLVSYPFDTVRRRMMMQSGRKGADIMYSGTFDCWRKIMKDEGPRAFFKGAWSNVLRGMGGAFVLVLYDEIKKFV from the exons ATGAGTGACTACGCGATCAGTTTCGTCAAGGACTTTCTGGCTGGCGGGGTTGCCGCAGCCATTTCAAAGACAGCAGTGGCTCCCATCGAAAGGGTGAAATTACTGCTTCAG GTCCAACATGCCAGCAAACAGATTACAGCAGAAACACAATATAAGGGGATCATAGACTGTGTTGTGCGCATTCCCAAGGAGCAGGGATTTTTATCTTTTTGGCGTGGAAACCTGGCCAACGTCATCAGGTACTTCCCAACTCAAGCCCTTAATTTCGCCTTCAAGGACAAGTACAAGAAGATCTTCCTTGGGGGCGTTGATCAGAAGACACAGTTCTGGCGATACTTTGCCGGGAATTTGGCATCGGGCGGAGCAGCTGGGGCAACCTCGCTGTGTTTCGTTTACCCGCTGGACTTCGCCCGAACGCGATTAGCAGCTGATGTGGGCAAAGCCTTGAGTGAGAGAGAGTTCACTGGTCTGGCTAGCTGCATTACCAAGATCTATAAATcagatgggatcagaggcctgtACCAGGGATTTAATGTCTCCGTCCAGGGCATCATCATATATCGAGCTGCCTACTTTGGGGTCTATGACACCGCAAAAG GTATGATGCCCGATCCCAAGAATGTGCATATTCTGATTAGCTGGATGATCGCTCAGTCAGTAACAGCAGTGGCGGGACTGGTGTCGTATCCATTTGACACGGTCCGCCGGAGGATGATGATGCAGTCAGGTCGGAAAGGAG CTGATATTATGTATTCGGGCACATTTGATTGCTGGAGAAAGATTATGAAAGATGAAGGACCGAGAGCTTTCTTCAAAGGCGCCTGGTCAAATGTGCTGAGAGGAATGGGTGGTGCTTTTGTACTAGTACTGTATGATGAAATCAAGAAATTTGTCTAA